ATGCCGTCCTGGGAGATGTCATCCAGGCGGCCCACGAAGGGCGAGATGTACGTGGCGCCCGCCTTGGCGGCCAGCAGCGCCTGGTTGGCGGAGAAGCACAGCGTCACGTTGGTCTTGATGCCCTCGGCGGTGAGCGTCTTGACGGCCTTCATGCCCTCCACGCCCATGGGGACCTTCACCACCACGTTCTTGTGGATCTTGGCGAGGCCCCGGCCTTCCTTGACCAGCTCGTCGGCCTTCTCGGAGACGCACTCGGCGCTCACCGGCCCATCCACGATGGAGCAGATCTCCCGGATGGTCTCCTCCAGGCCCCGGCCCGCCTTGGCGAGCAGCGACGGGTTGGTCGTCACACCATCCACACAGCCCATGTCGTAGGCGGTGCGGATCTCCTTGATGTCGGCGGTATCGATGAAGAACTTCATCTCGTCCCCTCTCCAGGTTCAGGTCAGCGGGCGGTTGGGCCCTCTTCGAGTCAACCCGCGGGGTGGGCTCAGGCACTCCCGAGTGCCCGCCGGGCGAGGAGGCGCGTAGCCGATGCCCCCGGGTGCGTCAAGCTGGCAGGCCCGCTGTGTCCAGAGGTACAACGCCGCCCCACCATGGCCCGAGCCCCCCGCAACACCGCCCGCAAGCCGCGCCTTCGGGCCGTGCCTCCCCAGGAAGATGCACCCGTGACGCCGTCCGTGCCCGCCGCGGACGAGCGCGAGGCCACGCTCGCCTATGCCCGCAGCGTGCTGGAGGCGGAGGCCCAGGCCATCCTCGGACTGATGGGGCGGGTGGGCGATGCCTTCCTGCGCGCCCTGGAGCTGGTGCGCGACTGCCCGGGCCAGGTGGTGGTGACGGGCATCGGCAAGGCGGGGCTCATCGGCCAGAAGCTGTCGGCCACGCTGGCCTCCACCGGCATCCGCTCCGTCTTCCTCCACCCCACCGAGGCGGCGCACGGAGACCTGGGCCGGGTGGGCCGTGGAGACGTCATCCTCGCGCTCTCCAACAGCGGCGCCACCGAGGAGCTGGTGCGGCTGTTGCCCTCGTTCAAGCGGCTGGGCGCGCCCGTCATCGCCCTCACGGGTGACGCGGAGAGCCCGCTGGCGCGCGGCGCGGACGTGGTGCTGGACATCGGCCGCATCGAGGAGGCGTGCCCCATGGGCCTGGTGCCCACCGCCTCCACCGCGGCGCTGCACGCCATCGGGGACGCGCTCGCCATGGCCGTGCTGCGCTCGCGCCCCTTCGGCTCCGCCGAGTACGCCCTGCTCCACCCCGCGGGCAAGCTCGGCCGCTCCGTCATGCGCGTCGTCGATTTGATGCGCTCGGGCTCCTCCAATCCGCTCGTGCGCGACACCGCGAAGCTGTCCGAGGCCGTGGTGGTGATGACGAACACGCCGGGACGCCCCGGAGCCACCAACGTCGTGGACAAGCAGGGGCGGCTGGTGGGCATCTTCACGGACGGAGACCTGCGCCGGCTCGTGGAGAAGGGCTTCACCGACTTCGAGCGGCCCCTGCGCGAGGTGATGGGCAAGCGGCCCCGGTGCGTGGGCCCCGAGGTGCTGGTGCTCGAGGCCACCCGCCTCATGCGCGAGGCGCGCGTGGATCAACTCCCCGTGGTGGACGCCGAGGGCCGCGCGGTGGGACTGCTCGATGTACAGGACCTGCTCGCCGCGCGATCCTTCTAGACTGCGGGGACATGAAGATCGCCCTCCTGGATGACTATCAGCGCGTCGCGCGGGACTTCGCCGACTGGACGCGCCTGCCCGCGGACAGTGAGCTCGTGGTGTTCGACCACCACATCGCCGAGCGCGAGGTGCTGCTCGAGACCCTCCAACGCTTCGAGGTGATCGTCCTCATGCGCGAGCGCACGCCCTTCCCCGTCGAGGTGATCGAGCGGCTGCCGAACCTGCGCCTGCTCATCACCACGGGCAATCGCAACGCGTCCATCGACCTCGCGGCCTGCCGGGCGCGCGGCATCACCGTGAGCGGCACGGGCGCGGTGGGCACGTCCACCGCGGAGCTGACCTGGGGCCTCATCCTCGCGCTCATCAAGCGCATCCCGCTCGAGGACCGTGCCCTGCGCGCGGGGAGCTGGCAGACGGGACTGACCACGAGTCTCACGGGCAAGCGGCTGGGTCTGCTGGGGCTCGGGAAGCTGGGCACGCAGGTGGCGCGCGTGGGTCAGGCCTTCGGCATGGAGGTGGTGGCCTGGAGCCAGAACCTCACCGACGCGCGGGCCGCCGAGGTGGGCGTCCGCCGGGTGGAGAAGCGCGAGCTGTTCGCCACCTCCGACATCGTCAGCCTGCACCTGGTGCTCGGGGAGCGCACGCGGGGCATCGTCGGCGCGGAGGAACTCAACGCCATGAAGCCGGAGGCCTGCTTCATCAACACCGCGCGGGCGGGGCTCGTGGACGAGACCGCGCTCCTGGAGGTGCTGCGCGAGCGGCGCATCGCCGGGGCGGGGCTGGATGTCTTCCCCATCGAGCCCCTGCCGTCGAACCATCCCCTGCTCGCCCTGGACAACGTCGTGTTGACGCCACACCTGGGCTACGTGACGCGGGAGAACTACGCCGTCTTCTACCGCGACGCGCTGGAGGACATCCTCGCCTGGAAGGCCGGCAAGCCCGTGCGCCGGCTCGCCTGAGGCGCCACGGCGGCTACTCCAGCTTGGCCTGGAGCGAGGCGCTCGCCGCGTAGTCCGGCGCGGAGGCCGCCAGCTTCGCCCACAGGGCCTTGGCGCCCTTCGTGTCGCCCTTGGCCTTGAGCGTCTCGCCGAGCTTGTCCACCGCCGCGGGATCCGAGCTCACCGCCACGCCCCACACCCGATCCGCGGTGGGCTTGCCCAGACCCACGAGCGTCCACGCCAGACCCGCCTTCACCCGCCCATCCGGACGCAGCGGCATCACCTGCCGGTACGCCGTGAGCGCCTCGTCGTAGCGCCCCTTGGAGAGCAGCTCCTCGCCCTGAGCCACCGTCTGATCGAGCTGGGCCTCGAGCTCTGGCGTGTGCTCGACGCTGTTCATCGCATCCATGGTCTCCTGCGAGACCATGGGCGCCGAGGCCCCGCCGCCCTGCATGGGACCCGCCGCCATGGGACGTCCGCCCGCGTTGGGCGCCGACGCCTGCGCCATGGCAGGAGGACCTCCTCGCGACAGATCCAGCTTCGAGGAGCGGATGCGCCGGTCCTCCTCGCGCGTGGCCAGCCACTTCTTCATGCCGCCGGCCTTCTCCGCCTCGTCCGTCATGCGCGACAGCTTGCGCGCCAGCGACACCCGGGGAGAGGTGGGGTGCGCCGCGATGAAGGCCTCGAAGCCCTCGTGCGCGCTGCGCAGCGCCTTCACGTCCTCGCCCCGCGTCTCGTAGAGCACCGCCGAGCGCCCGAAGAGCGCGTCGGCGAACGACGGCGCCACCTCCAGCACGCGCTCGTACACCTTGAGCGCGCCCGGGGCGTCATTCGTCAGGAAGAGCGCGTTGGCGCGCATGGACTCCACGTCCAGCGACAGCTCGAGCGCCGCGCGCGCACAGGCCACCGCGCCCGCCGTGTCGCCCTTCTTCGCGCGCTCGGCCGCCACCTTCGCCCGCTCCTCCATCGCCGTCTGATCCGTGAAGCCGCAGCGGGCCTCCTCCGCGCTCGGCACCGCGCCCGCGCCCAGCTTCTTGCGCTGCGCGAGGAACAGCTCGCGCGTGGACTTCGCCTTGTCCTCGGCCTGCTGGAGGTAGGGGATGGCCTCCTCGAAGCGGCCGCTCGTGTAGTAGAGCTTGCCGAGCGACGAGGCGATCTCGAAGGTCTTCTCCCGCTCGCGCAGGCCCTGCATCCCCTCCAGTTGCTTGAGCAGCTCGTCCGCGGTGGGCGCCGCGCGGCCCGTCATCGCGGGGTGGCCTTGCGGCAGCGCGGAGGGATCCACGGGGGCCGGGCTGCCCACACCGACGGCGGGGGGATGGCCCGGGGGCAGACCCGTGGGGGGCGAGGAAGCAGCCGGGGGCTCGGCGGCCGCGCCGAGGGGCGGGTGACCGGCGGGCAGGGAGGGAGGATCGGCGGCGAGCAGCGCCGCGGTGGCGGTCAGGGCCAGCGAGAGGGTCATGACTCGGTCAGGGGGTAAGAGGGTTCAGGCCACTGGGTGGACTCGCACCGCTGCACGTCCTGGGGCGAGAGCTGCTCGAGCAACTGCGCCACGGTCAGGCACAACACCGGGTGCTCCACATGGGGTGCCAGCTCGGCCAGGGGCTCCAGCGCGAAGCGGCGTTTGTGCAGCTCCAGGTGGGGAACCTGGAGATTGGGGTCGGCCACGATCTCACCCTCCCACAGGAGGATGTCGAGGTCGATGGGACGCGGACCCCAGCGCGCCCCTCCGGGCTCGCGGCCCAGATCCATCTCGATCTGCTTCAGGATGGTCAACAGGCGCTGGGGAGGCAGCGCGCACTCCAGCTCCACCACGGCGTTGAGGTAGCGGGGCTGGGGAGGCCCCACCGGAGCGCTCTCGAAGAGCGAGGAGCAGCGCAGCACCACCACCGCGTCGATGCGCGAGAGCGCCTCGAGAGCGGAGACGAGCTGGACTTCCCGGTCTCCCTCATTGGAGCCCAATCCGACATAGACGTTGGAGTTCAAGGCTCCATCTCAACAGGAAGAGCCCGGGTCCGGATTCCCAGGGGGCTCATGTCGCCCTCGGAAAGCCGAGCACGTCGGCCATGTCGTACAACCCCGGCGTCCGGCCCGTCACCCAGCGCGCGGCGCGCAGGGCCCCGAGGCCGAACTGGTCCCGGCTGGTCGCCCGGTGGGTCAGCTCGATGCGCTCGCCCTCGCCGTAGAAGAACACGGTGTGCTCGCCCACCACATCTCCGCCCCGCAGCGTCTGGACGCCGATCTCCTTCCTGGGGCGCGCGCCGATCTGGCCGTGGCGGGCGAAGGTCAGGTCCTCCTGGCCGCGCCCCAGCGCCGAGGCGAGCACCTCGGCCAGCTTCAGCGCCGTGCCCGAGGGAGCGTCCTTCTTCATGCGGTGGTGGGCCTCCAGCACCTCCACGTCGTAGCCGTCACCCAGGACGCGGGCGAACTCGGCGGCCATGCGGATGACCACGTTCACCCCCACCGAGGTGTTGGGGGCGAGCACCACGGGGATGGAGGCCGCGCTCCGGGCCACCTCCGCGCGGGCCTCGGGGGTGAAGCCCGTGGAGCCGATGACCAGGGCCACGCCGCGCTCGGCGCACTGGCGCGCATGCACCACGCTGGCCTCCGCGCTGGT
Above is a window of Cystobacter fuscus DNA encoding:
- the fsa gene encoding fructose-6-phosphate aldolase, translating into MKFFIDTADIKEIRTAYDMGCVDGVTTNPSLLAKAGRGLEETIREICSIVDGPVSAECVSEKADELVKEGRGLAKIHKNVVVKVPMGVEGMKAVKTLTAEGIKTNVTLCFSANQALLAAKAGATYISPFVGRLDDISQDGMELIAHIIEIYQNYDFQTQVLVASVRNPVHVLQAARMGADVATLPFSVIAQLANHPLTDAGIKKFLADWEKVPKAAKP
- a CDS encoding KpsF/GutQ family sugar-phosphate isomerase, whose translation is MARAPRNTARKPRLRAVPPQEDAPVTPSVPAADEREATLAYARSVLEAEAQAILGLMGRVGDAFLRALELVRDCPGQVVVTGIGKAGLIGQKLSATLASTGIRSVFLHPTEAAHGDLGRVGRGDVILALSNSGATEELVRLLPSFKRLGAPVIALTGDAESPLARGADVVLDIGRIEEACPMGLVPTASTAALHAIGDALAMAVLRSRPFGSAEYALLHPAGKLGRSVMRVVDLMRSGSSNPLVRDTAKLSEAVVVMTNTPGRPGATNVVDKQGRLVGIFTDGDLRRLVEKGFTDFERPLREVMGKRPRCVGPEVLVLEATRLMREARVDQLPVVDAEGRAVGLLDVQDLLAARSF
- a CDS encoding D-2-hydroxyacid dehydrogenase family protein → MKIALLDDYQRVARDFADWTRLPADSELVVFDHHIAEREVLLETLQRFEVIVLMRERTPFPVEVIERLPNLRLLITTGNRNASIDLAACRARGITVSGTGAVGTSTAELTWGLILALIKRIPLEDRALRAGSWQTGLTTSLTGKRLGLLGLGKLGTQVARVGQAFGMEVVAWSQNLTDARAAEVGVRRVEKRELFATSDIVSLHLVLGERTRGIVGAEELNAMKPEACFINTARAGLVDETALLEVLRERRIAGAGLDVFPIEPLPSNHPLLALDNVVLTPHLGYVTRENYAVFYRDALEDILAWKAGKPVRRLA
- a CDS encoding tetratricopeptide repeat protein, with amino-acid sequence MTLSLALTATAALLAADPPSLPAGHPPLGAAAEPPAASSPPTGLPPGHPPAVGVGSPAPVDPSALPQGHPAMTGRAAPTADELLKQLEGMQGLREREKTFEIASSLGKLYYTSGRFEEAIPYLQQAEDKAKSTRELFLAQRKKLGAGAVPSAEEARCGFTDQTAMEERAKVAAERAKKGDTAGAVACARAALELSLDVESMRANALFLTNDAPGALKVYERVLEVAPSFADALFGRSAVLYETRGEDVKALRSAHEGFEAFIAAHPTSPRVSLARKLSRMTDEAEKAGGMKKWLATREEDRRIRSSKLDLSRGGPPAMAQASAPNAGGRPMAAGPMQGGGASAPMVSQETMDAMNSVEHTPELEAQLDQTVAQGEELLSKGRYDEALTAYRQVMPLRPDGRVKAGLAWTLVGLGKPTADRVWGVAVSSDPAAVDKLGETLKAKGDTKGAKALWAKLAASAPDYAASASLQAKLE
- the folK gene encoding 2-amino-4-hydroxy-6-hydroxymethyldihydropteridine diphosphokinase, with protein sequence MNSNVYVGLGSNEGDREVQLVSALEALSRIDAVVVLRCSSLFESAPVGPPQPRYLNAVVELECALPPQRLLTILKQIEMDLGREPGGARWGPRPIDLDILLWEGEIVADPNLQVPHLELHKRRFALEPLAELAPHVEHPVLCLTVAQLLEQLSPQDVQRCESTQWPEPSYPLTES
- the dapB gene encoding 4-hydroxy-tetrahydrodipicolinate reductase; this encodes MIRTVLTGVTGRMGATLNRLVREAPDLELAGATARGKAEQLAALGVPAGDDLGRVLDAARAQVVLDFTSAEASVVHARQCAERGVALVIGSTGFTPEARAEVARSAASIPVVLAPNTSVGVNVVIRMAAEFARVLGDGYDVEVLEAHHRMKKDAPSGTALKLAEVLASALGRGQEDLTFARHGQIGARPRKEIGVQTLRGGDVVGEHTVFFYGEGERIELTHRATSRDQFGLGALRAARWVTGRTPGLYDMADVLGFPRAT